The Mauremys mutica isolate MM-2020 ecotype Southern chromosome 1, ASM2049712v1, whole genome shotgun sequence genome has a segment encoding these proteins:
- the CYSLTR2 gene encoding cysteinyl leukotriene receptor 2: MTELFSEMCQNDNATNMSKLDNCSMDDFKHDVYPPVYLPVFALGIFGNGLSIYVFLKLYRKKTPVNVFMLNLAISDLLFVWTLPFRATYYLMKSQWVFGDIFCRIVSYSFYVNMYCSIYFLTVLSIVRFVAIVHPFKHLKLNAIKYSRIICAVIWGFVMTVSSVMLFKERMGKGYPHKCLDVQEETVPKLLVMNYIVLIVGFLLPFCTIICCYVLVIKALLKPRVPKAKIRASHKKAVSTIVITLFMFLLCFLPYHILRTVFLLEKCKAFMANCCNLLTKAAVITHSLAAMNSCLDPVLYYFAGENFKERLKSIYKR; encoded by the coding sequence ATGACTGAGTTATTTTCAGAGATGTGCCAAAATGACAACGCCACCAACATGTCAAAGTTGGACAACTGCTCTATGGATGACTTCAAGCATGATGTTTATCCCCCAGTATATCTCCCAGTATTTGCCTTAGGTATCTTTGGAAATGGCCTTTCCATATATGTTTTCCTGAAGCTTTACAGGAAAAAGACTCCAGTGAATGTTTTCATGCTGAACTTGGCTATTTCAGACCTCCTGTTTGTGTGGACTTTACCCTTCCGGGCCACCTACTACCTGATGAAATCTCAATGGGTATTTGGGGATATATTTTGCAGGATTGTGTCTTATAGCTTTTATGTTAATATGTACTGCAGCATTTATTTTCTAACTGTGCTGAGCATTGTTCGTTTTGTGGCTATTGTTCATCCTTTCAAACATTTGAAACTAAATGCCATCAAGTATTCTAGAATCATATGTGCGGTGATATGGGGTTTTGTGATGACAGTTAGCAGCGTGATGCTGTTCAAGGAACGCATGGGCAAGGGCTACCCACACAAGTGCTTAGATGTCCAAGAGGAGACTGTACCGAAGCTTCTCGTGATGAACTATATTGTCCTGATAGTGGGCTTCCTCCTCCCATTTTGCACAATAATTTGCTGCTATGTGCTTGTGATCAAAGCTTTGCTTAAGCCCAGGGTTCCGAAAGCGAAGATAAGAGCTTCTCATAAGAAGGCAGTGTCAACCATCGTCATCACTTTATTCATGTTTCTGCTTTGTTTCCTGCCATATCACATACTAAGAACTGTCTTCTTGCTGGAAAAGTGTAAGGCCTTTATGGCCAACTGTTGCAATTTGCTGACTAAAGCGGCAGTCATCACTCATTCCCTTGCTGCAATGAATAGTTGCCTAGATCCTGTACTCTATTACTTTGCTGGAGAAAACTTCAAAGAGAGACTCAAAAGTATATATAAAAGGTAG